In a genomic window of Pseudomonas putida:
- a CDS encoding quinone oxidoreductase family protein, which yields MKALQFDKTGDLSALRYVDVPTPVPGADEVLVEIKAAGLNPSDVKNVLGRFPYTTLPRIPGRDFAGIVVEGPQSLLGQQVWGTGRELGFFADGSHAQFVKLPANGVALKPTHLSFAQAASLGVPYTTAWDALERSLVTAQTRLLVIGGGAVGSAALALAKVRGAQVLAAARRPEQVKALQDQGYQTLQLDKPEDLGAQVNAVFNGGADVIFDTTGFWLPASVAALATFGRIAIIAAPVDGMVQLPALALYRKGGSVVGINSLLYGVQACAAMLDQFGQFFDQDLLPLPQGLFESPLAEGLERYAEVNQGSGDKVILVP from the coding sequence ATGAAAGCACTGCAGTTCGATAAAACCGGCGATCTTTCGGCCCTGCGCTACGTCGATGTGCCCACCCCCGTTCCCGGCGCCGATGAAGTGCTGGTGGAAATCAAGGCCGCGGGCCTCAACCCCAGCGATGTGAAGAACGTGCTGGGACGCTTTCCCTACACCACCTTGCCACGGATTCCCGGTCGCGATTTTGCAGGCATCGTCGTCGAAGGTCCGCAATCGTTGCTCGGTCAGCAGGTCTGGGGCACCGGTCGTGAGCTGGGCTTTTTTGCCGATGGTTCCCATGCACAATTCGTCAAGCTGCCGGCCAATGGCGTGGCCCTGAAACCCACGCATTTGAGCTTCGCCCAGGCCGCCAGCCTCGGCGTGCCCTACACCACGGCGTGGGACGCGCTGGAGCGCAGCCTGGTGACCGCGCAAACCCGTTTGCTGGTGATCGGCGGCGGGGCGGTGGGCAGTGCCGCGCTGGCCCTGGCGAAAGTGCGCGGCGCCCAAGTGCTGGCGGCGGCGCGCCGGCCCGAGCAGGTCAAGGCCTTGCAGGATCAGGGGTATCAGACTCTGCAACTGGACAAGCCTGAAGACCTCGGCGCTCAGGTCAATGCGGTGTTCAACGGCGGTGCCGACGTGATTTTCGACACCACCGGCTTCTGGCTGCCGGCGTCCGTCGCGGCGCTGGCCACCTTCGGCCGCATCGCCATCATCGCCGCGCCGGTGGATGGCATGGTGCAACTGCCGGCCCTGGCGCTGTATCGCAAGGGCGGTTCGGTGGTGGGGATCAATTCGTTGCTGTATGGCGTGCAGGCCTGTGCGGCGATGCTCGATCAGTTCGGCCAGTTCTTCGATCAGGATCTGTTGCCGCTGCCGCAAGGCTTGTTCGAATCGCCCCTGGCCGAAGGGCTGGAACGCTATGCCGAGGTGAACCAGGGCAGTGGCGACAAGGTCATTCTGGTGCCTTGA
- a CDS encoding DUF1427 family protein, translating into MSYFISLVIGLGVGLLYGALDFRSPAPPAVALIGLLGMLAGEKLWPMGRQLVAGWIS; encoded by the coding sequence ATGAGCTACTTCATTTCGCTGGTCATCGGTCTTGGCGTCGGCCTGCTGTACGGCGCCCTGGATTTTCGTTCCCCCGCGCCACCGGCCGTCGCGCTGATCGGCCTGCTCGGCATGCTCGCTGGCGAAAAACTCTGGCCGATGGGCCGGCAGCTGGTCGCTGGCTGGATCTCCTGA
- a CDS encoding AraC family transcriptional regulator, translating into MALAAPPDLSDTDVPVQPLARTYPRGLFIEPHEHVWGQLLYAMSGVMWVETPFEALVVPPQRAVWLPPGVPHGIRVVSDLQMRNIYLRPALAATLDNSVQVIEVGGLLRELIVSLVEQGDDGAPAYYEALVALALLELKRARRSQMKIPLPDNSDRRLMNLCQAVMDQPSLDIPFEQHAENAGASVRTLARLFKEGLGMGFAEWRRQVQLATAAAELIQGVPVSTIARELGYSPSSFSDMFRRELGVAPSQFPANQTL; encoded by the coding sequence ATGGCCCTTGCCGCCCCGCCTGACTTGAGTGATACCGACGTGCCCGTGCAACCGCTGGCGCGTACCTATCCGCGCGGGCTGTTCATCGAGCCGCATGAGCACGTCTGGGGGCAGTTGCTGTATGCGATGAGCGGGGTGATGTGGGTCGAGACGCCCTTCGAGGCGCTGGTGGTGCCGCCGCAGCGGGCGGTGTGGCTGCCGCCCGGTGTACCCCACGGGATTCGCGTGGTCTCGGACCTGCAGATGCGCAATATCTACCTGCGACCCGCGCTGGCGGCCACCCTCGACAACAGCGTGCAGGTGATTGAAGTGGGCGGGTTGCTGCGCGAGTTGATTGTCAGCCTGGTGGAGCAGGGCGATGACGGGGCGCCGGCATACTACGAGGCTTTGGTCGCTCTGGCGTTGCTGGAGCTCAAGCGGGCCCGGCGTTCGCAGATGAAGATTCCCTTGCCGGACAACTCCGACCGGCGCTTGATGAACCTATGCCAGGCGGTCATGGACCAGCCATCGTTGGACATTCCATTCGAGCAACACGCGGAAAACGCCGGCGCCAGCGTGCGCACCCTGGCGCGGTTGTTCAAGGAGGGACTGGGCATGGGCTTTGCCGAATGGCGGCGGCAGGTGCAACTGGCCACCGCGGCGGCCGAGTTGATCCAGGGTGTGCCGGTCAGCACGATTGCCCGGGAACTGGGCTATTCCCCCAGCAGCTTCAGCGACATGTTCCGCCGGGAATTGGGCGTCGCCCCCTCACAATTTCCCGCGAATCAGACCCTGTAG
- a CDS encoding DUF6555 family protein gives MNNAKLFVIEYTLHGEPKSFIIRLDKMDNAEAWHWASCDAGIGRIPRFGREKVQKTSKPVAEKFGVENVKWRPAN, from the coding sequence ATGAACAACGCAAAACTCTTCGTCATCGAGTACACCCTCCATGGCGAACCCAAGTCGTTCATCATTCGACTGGACAAGATGGACAACGCCGAGGCCTGGCATTGGGCAAGCTGCGACGCGGGCATCGGCCGGATCCCGCGCTTCGGCCGGGAGAAGGTGCAAAAGACCAGCAAGCCGGTGGCAGAGAAGTTCGGCGTGGAAAACGTCAAATGGCGGCCGGCAAATTGA
- a CDS encoding metallothionein codes for MTDDRKCDCPKCNCKLGEHPVVRHGKHYCCEACAKHHEHGEECAHQGCKCAH; via the coding sequence ATGACCGATGACCGTAAATGCGACTGTCCCAAATGCAACTGCAAGCTCGGCGAGCATCCGGTTGTGCGTCACGGCAAGCACTACTGCTGTGAAGCCTGCGCCAAGCACCATGAGCACGGTGAAGAGTGTGCCCATCAGGGCTGCAAGTGCGCCCACTGA
- a CDS encoding DMT family transporter has translation MMSLIILLAVVVAAGAVLSVQAAINGRLGETVGVLRSSLLTFVVGAVSTGLLILFFEPAHALSLLDVPKWQLSGALFGVVYMMVMVGAVPRVGTAVATVAVIVGQLGMGMLIDNFGWLGNPAIELSGSRVVAMVLLGLALVFMYRSSSRQA, from the coding sequence ATGATGAGCCTGATTATTTTGTTGGCAGTGGTGGTGGCCGCCGGTGCGGTGCTGAGTGTGCAGGCGGCGATCAACGGGCGCCTGGGGGAAACGGTCGGTGTATTGCGCAGCAGTTTGCTGACGTTCGTGGTGGGGGCGGTGAGCACCGGGTTGCTGATCCTGTTTTTCGAACCGGCCCATGCGCTCAGTCTGCTGGACGTGCCGAAATGGCAACTCAGCGGTGCGCTGTTTGGCGTCGTCTACATGATGGTGATGGTCGGCGCGGTGCCGCGTGTCGGGACGGCGGTGGCGACCGTGGCGGTGATTGTCGGGCAGTTGGGGATGGGCATGCTGATCGACAATTTCGGCTGGCTGGGCAATCCGGCGATCGAGTTGTCAGGGAGTCGGGTGGTGGCGATGGTGCTACTGGGGTTGGCGTTGGTGTTCATGTATCGCAGCAGCTCCCGTCAGGCCTGA
- a CDS encoding DMT family transporter → MQSSSIEIAATQPGQRLLLLPLVILAGMGLSVEAGLLGPLGVQVGHLWATLSIFGVGSAILFLLLLFSGPQRGPALSELPRWQLIGGFLGPIYVVVLTLATPHIGIAMTMIAILSGQVGKSVLIDHFGWFGATRKKVNAERWLALLLIVAALVLIARG, encoded by the coding sequence ATGCAATCTTCTTCAATCGAAATCGCCGCGACCCAACCGGGCCAGCGGCTGTTACTGCTGCCGCTGGTGATCCTGGCGGGCATGGGCCTTTCCGTGGAGGCCGGGTTGCTCGGTCCGCTGGGTGTGCAGGTCGGGCATCTGTGGGCGACCTTGAGCATCTTCGGCGTGGGCTCGGCGATCCTGTTTCTGCTGTTGCTGTTCAGCGGCCCGCAACGGGGACCGGCCTTGAGCGAGTTGCCGCGCTGGCAACTGATCGGCGGGTTTCTCGGGCCGATCTATGTGGTGGTGCTGACACTGGCCACACCGCACATCGGCATTGCCATGACCATGATCGCGATCCTCTCGGGGCAGGTCGGCAAAAGTGTGCTGATCGACCATTTCGGCTGGTTCGGCGCGACCCGCAAGAAGGTCAACGCTGAACGCTGGCTGGCCTTGCTGCTGATTGTCGCGGCACTTGTTCTGATCGCCCGGGGGTAA
- a CDS encoding LysR family transcriptional regulator produces MHGLNELGFKALRLFVAVLDHGSFSEVARREGLAPSSISRQIQLMEQALSQQLLYRHTRAVTPTEAGRMLGHHARLVLVQLEEAEQALQEQQSEPSGLVRINAPVVFGQRHLTPWLGKLCARYPKLQLDIQQTDSYIDPLQEGADLLFRIGPLPDSSMQARILAPHRFQVAASPAYLERRGVPQHPDDLAAHDCLAYKGVTGLQRWYFRQGRQPWTPYSVKGPITGNHADTLTQAAEQGLGLVMFPSWLIGESVRSGTLVPVLGDFQVSNSFEPQQITVLWPGSRRLSVKVRTVIDFFMECFGEVPYWDRQ; encoded by the coding sequence ATGCACGGCCTCAACGAACTGGGATTCAAGGCGCTTCGCCTGTTTGTCGCGGTGCTCGACCACGGCAGTTTTTCCGAAGTCGCCCGCCGCGAAGGGCTGGCGCCCTCTTCGATCTCGCGTCAGATCCAGTTGATGGAACAGGCCCTGAGCCAGCAATTGCTCTACCGCCACACCCGCGCCGTCACCCCCACCGAAGCCGGGCGCATGCTCGGGCATCACGCCCGATTGGTGCTGGTGCAACTGGAAGAAGCCGAACAGGCCTTGCAGGAACAGCAAAGCGAACCCAGTGGCCTGGTGCGGATCAACGCGCCGGTGGTGTTCGGCCAACGGCACCTGACACCCTGGCTGGGGAAGTTGTGCGCGCGCTACCCGAAGCTGCAACTGGATATCCAGCAGACCGACAGCTACATCGACCCGCTGCAGGAAGGCGCGGACCTGCTGTTTCGCATCGGTCCGCTGCCCGATTCGAGCATGCAGGCACGGATCCTCGCGCCCCATCGCTTTCAGGTGGCGGCGAGCCCTGCCTACCTTGAACGGCGTGGCGTACCGCAGCATCCAGATGACCTGGCGGCCCATGACTGCCTGGCCTACAAGGGCGTGACCGGCCTGCAACGCTGGTACTTCCGCCAAGGCCGGCAGCCGTGGACGCCGTATTCGGTGAAAGGTCCGATTACCGGCAACCACGCCGATACCCTGACCCAGGCCGCCGAACAGGGCCTGGGGCTGGTGATGTTTCCGTCATGGCTGATTGGCGAATCGGTGCGCAGCGGCACGCTGGTGCCGGTGCTCGGAGATTTTCAGGTGTCCAACAGCTTTGAGCCGCAGCAGATCACCGTGCTCTGGCCGGGCAGCCGGCGTCTATCGGTGAAGGTGAGGACGGTGATTGATTTCTTTATGGAGTGTTTTGGCGAGGTGCCTTATTGGGACAGGCAATGA
- a CDS encoding methyl-accepting chemotaxis protein, which yields MRMSLKAKVLSLAVLPVLLFALVISLTTLFILQGQARHEVEQTRERLLSDAKATLQSYVAVAMTTIKPLYDAAAQGDNTARAQAIKLLSNIKYGKEGYFFGYDSETVRLFKANDPEGVGKSFKDNRDPNGVYVNRDLVKVAKDGTHYLQYSSPLPGNAQVLVPKLGYTEYLAKWDMAVGTSVNLDGIEAQVAAVQAQVQQRMQGVVLSIVGVALVVLLLIAAAGMLLANTILRPLNLMKANLDDIAAGEGDLTRRLTITSQDELGELAGSFNRFVDKIHGLVRQISEMTTQLTSLVRQVSDQAQRSDQAMERQRHETDQVATAINEMSAAAQEVAKSAQNAAVAAQQTDEEGQAAKRVVAGSIEKIHALVDDIRSSGVSLDSLQKDVSSIVSVLGVIRSIAEQTNLLALNAAIEAARAGEAGRGFAVVADEVRALASRTQISTQEIQGMIDRLQAGTRSAVEAMRRSSEAGDGTSAQANEAGASLDTMAQLIATINSMNAQIASAAEEQTAVAEEINRSVHQIAVAVDNVADETQQGAQTSRSLADLGQRLGGLVGQFRI from the coding sequence ATGCGCATGAGCCTGAAGGCCAAAGTCCTGTCCCTTGCCGTCCTCCCGGTGCTGCTCTTTGCGCTGGTCATCAGCCTGACCACCCTGTTCATCCTGCAAGGCCAGGCCCGCCACGAGGTCGAGCAGACCCGCGAGCGCCTGCTCAGCGATGCCAAGGCCACCCTGCAAAGCTACGTGGCCGTGGCGATGACCACCATCAAGCCGCTGTACGACGCCGCTGCCCAGGGCGACAACACCGCGCGGGCCCAGGCGATCAAGCTGCTGTCGAACATCAAGTACGGCAAGGAAGGCTACTTCTTCGGCTACGACTCCGAGACCGTGCGCCTGTTCAAGGCCAACGACCCGGAGGGCGTGGGCAAGAGCTTCAAGGACAATCGCGACCCGAACGGCGTCTACGTCAACCGTGACCTGGTGAAAGTCGCCAAGGACGGCACCCACTACCTGCAATACAGCTCGCCGCTGCCGGGCAATGCGCAGGTGCTGGTGCCGAAACTCGGCTACACCGAATACCTGGCGAAGTGGGACATGGCGGTCGGCACCTCGGTCAATCTGGACGGCATCGAGGCGCAAGTGGCCGCCGTCCAGGCCCAGGTGCAGCAACGCATGCAGGGCGTGGTGCTGAGCATCGTCGGCGTGGCGCTGGTGGTGCTGTTGTTAATCGCGGCGGCGGGGATGTTGCTGGCCAACACCATCCTGCGTCCGCTGAACCTGATGAAAGCCAACCTCGACGACATCGCGGCGGGCGAGGGCGACCTGACCCGTCGCCTGACCATCACCAGCCAGGATGAACTGGGCGAACTGGCAGGTTCCTTCAACCGCTTCGTCGACAAGATCCACGGCCTGGTGCGCCAGATCAGCGAAATGACCACCCAACTGACGTCTCTGGTGCGTCAGGTCTCCGACCAGGCCCAGCGTTCGGACCAGGCCATGGAGCGTCAGCGCCACGAAACCGATCAGGTCGCCACGGCGATCAATGAAATGTCCGCCGCCGCCCAGGAAGTGGCCAAGAGCGCGCAAAACGCGGCGGTCGCCGCCCAGCAGACCGATGAAGAAGGTCAGGCCGCCAAGCGCGTGGTGGCCGGCAGCATCGAGAAGATTCATGCGTTGGTGGACGACATTCGCAGCAGCGGTGTATCGCTGGACAGCCTGCAAAAGGACGTGTCGTCGATTGTCAGCGTGCTCGGGGTGATTCGTTCGATTGCCGAGCAGACCAACCTGTTGGCCCTCAATGCCGCGATCGAAGCGGCCCGCGCCGGTGAGGCCGGGCGTGGTTTTGCGGTGGTGGCCGATGAAGTGCGGGCGCTGGCCAGCCGCACGCAAATCAGCACCCAGGAAATCCAGGGCATGATCGACCGCCTGCAGGCGGGCACCCGGTCGGCGGTGGAAGCCATGCGCCGTTCCAGCGAAGCCGGCGACGGCACCTCGGCCCAGGCCAACGAAGCCGGCGCTTCGCTCGACACCATGGCGCAACTGATCGCCACCATCAATTCGATGAACGCCCAGATCGCCAGCGCCGCCGAAGAACAGACCGCCGTGGCCGAAGAGATCAACCGCAGCGTGCATCAGATTGCGGTGGCGGTGGACAACGTGGCCGATGAGACCCAGCAGGGCGCGCAAACTTCGCGCAGTCTGGCGGATCTTGGGCAGCGATTGGGCGGGCTGGTGGGTCAATTCCGTATCTAA
- a CDS encoding Na+/H+ antiporter family protein: MNAVIAAVGIMLILSLSRVHVVIALIVGALVGGLTGGLGIEATLKAFNNGLGGGATVALSYALLGAFAVAIAKSGLAHALADKALALVDRQHATGGGSVKWLLIGLLWVVAIASQNILPIHIAFIPLLVPPLLYVLTRLQLDRRLIACVITFGLITPYMFLPVGFGNIFLNEILLANVARSGVDVSGINVTHAMGIPALGMLVGLGVAFISYRKRRVYDLAKIEQVEQVAVQYNPLSLMVALLAIAAAFIIQLLLDSMIIGALAGFLIFSLSGIVKWRDTDDLFTEGMKMMAMIGFIMIAASGFGEVIKATGEVQTLVEASAAWIDHSKAIGALMMLLVGLLVTMGIGSSFSTVPILAVIFVPLCVQLGFSPLAIVCIVGTAGALGDAGSPASDSTLGPTSGLNIDGQHHHIWDTVVPTFLHYNLPLLAFGWIAAMVL, encoded by the coding sequence ATGAATGCAGTGATTGCCGCGGTCGGCATCATGCTGATCCTCAGCCTGTCCCGCGTGCACGTGGTCATCGCGCTGATCGTCGGCGCGCTGGTGGGCGGGTTGACCGGTGGCCTGGGCATCGAGGCGACGCTCAAGGCCTTCAACAACGGCCTGGGTGGCGGGGCCACGGTGGCGTTGTCCTACGCGTTGCTCGGTGCTTTCGCCGTGGCCATTGCCAAGTCCGGCCTGGCCCACGCTCTGGCGGACAAGGCGCTGGCACTGGTGGATCGCCAGCACGCCACGGGTGGCGGTTCGGTCAAATGGCTGCTGATCGGCCTGCTGTGGGTGGTGGCCATCGCTTCGCAGAACATCCTGCCGATACATATCGCCTTTATACCGCTGCTGGTGCCGCCGCTTTTATATGTGCTGACCCGCTTGCAACTGGACCGCCGGCTGATCGCCTGTGTGATCACCTTCGGCCTGATCACCCCGTACATGTTCCTGCCGGTGGGCTTCGGCAACATCTTCCTCAATGAAATCCTGCTGGCCAACGTCGCTCGCAGCGGTGTGGACGTCAGCGGCATCAACGTCACCCACGCCATGGGCATCCCGGCGCTGGGCATGCTGGTGGGGCTTGGGGTGGCATTCATCAGCTACCGCAAGAGGCGCGTCTATGACCTGGCGAAGATCGAGCAGGTCGAACAGGTCGCCGTGCAATACAACCCGTTGAGCCTGATGGTGGCGCTTCTCGCCATCGCGGCGGCGTTCATCATCCAGTTGCTGCTGGACTCGATGATCATCGGCGCGCTGGCCGGTTTCCTGATCTTTTCGCTGTCGGGCATCGTCAAGTGGCGTGACACCGACGACTTGTTCACCGAAGGCATGAAGATGATGGCGATGATCGGCTTCATCATGATCGCCGCTTCCGGGTTCGGCGAAGTGATCAAGGCCACCGGGGAAGTGCAGACGCTGGTCGAAGCCTCTGCCGCATGGATTGACCACAGTAAGGCCATCGGCGCGCTGATGATGTTGCTGGTGGGGCTGCTGGTGACCATGGGCATCGGTTCGTCATTTTCCACGGTGCCGATCCTGGCGGTGATTTTCGTGCCGCTGTGCGTGCAACTGGGCTTCAGCCCGCTCGCCATCGTGTGCATCGTCGGCACTGCCGGCGCCCTGGGCGACGCGGGCTCACCCGCCTCGGACTCGACCCTGGGCCCGACCTCCGGCCTGAACATCGACGGCCAGCATCACCACATCTGGGACACCGTGGTGCCGACGTTCCTGCACTACAACCTGCCGTTGCTCGCTTTTGGCTGGATTGCCGCGATGGTTTTGTAA
- a CDS encoding MFS transporter, with protein MATISGTTMGSAPNHGVTRDERKVIFASSLGTVFEWYDFYLYGSLAAIIAKHFFAGVNETTSFIFALLAFAAGFAVRPFGAIVFGRLGDMIGRKHTFLITIVIMGVSTAVVGFLPGYATIGVAAPIILITLRLLQGLALGGEYGGAATYVAEHAPKGKRGYFTSWIQTTATLGLFLSLLVILACRTALGTEAFEAWGWRIPFLLSILLLIVSVYIRLQLNESPVFMKMKAEGKASKAPLTESFARWDNLKIVIMALLGGTAGQAVVWYTGQFYALFFLLQTLKIDPQTANLLIAGSLLIGTPFFVIFGSLSDRIGRKPIIMAGCILAALTYFPIFHALTQYGNPDVFIAQEKNPVKVIADPGQCSFQFDPVGKAKFTSSCDLAKTILAKRAIPYENVKAEPGTVAQVRIGDKVVESFEGTGMPAADFKTKNDAFTATLATGLKDAGYPEKADPAKTNYPMVLLFLTILVIYVTMVYGPIAAWLVELFPARIRYTSMSLPYHIGNGWFGGFLPTVAFAMVAATGDIYYGLWYPIVIAVMTAILGIFFMPETKDREIHHT; from the coding sequence ATGGCGACAATCAGCGGCACTACCATGGGCAGCGCGCCCAACCACGGGGTCACCCGGGACGAGCGAAAGGTGATTTTCGCGTCCTCCCTGGGCACCGTGTTCGAATGGTACGACTTCTATCTGTACGGCTCCCTCGCCGCGATCATTGCCAAGCACTTCTTCGCCGGCGTCAACGAAACCACCTCCTTCATCTTCGCCCTGCTCGCGTTCGCCGCCGGCTTCGCCGTGCGACCCTTCGGCGCCATCGTGTTCGGCCGCCTGGGCGACATGATCGGACGCAAGCACACCTTCCTCATCACCATTGTGATCATGGGTGTGTCCACGGCGGTGGTGGGCTTCTTGCCCGGATACGCCACCATTGGCGTCGCGGCGCCGATCATCCTGATCACCCTGCGCCTGCTGCAAGGTTTGGCCCTGGGCGGCGAATACGGCGGCGCGGCGACCTATGTGGCCGAACATGCGCCCAAGGGCAAACGGGGTTACTTCACCTCGTGGATCCAGACCACCGCGACCCTTGGCCTGTTTCTGTCGCTGCTGGTGATTCTCGCCTGCCGTACCGCGCTGGGCACCGAGGCCTTCGAAGCCTGGGGCTGGCGGATTCCATTCCTGCTGTCGATCCTGCTGCTGATTGTCTCGGTGTACATCCGCCTGCAACTGAACGAGTCGCCGGTGTTCATGAAAATGAAGGCCGAAGGCAAGGCGTCCAAGGCGCCGCTGACTGAATCCTTCGCCCGCTGGGACAACCTCAAGATCGTGATCATGGCCCTGCTCGGCGGCACCGCCGGTCAGGCGGTGGTGTGGTACACCGGGCAGTTCTACGCGCTGTTTTTCCTGCTGCAGACGCTGAAGATCGACCCGCAGACCGCCAACCTGCTGATCGCCGGCTCGCTGTTGATCGGCACGCCGTTCTTCGTGATTTTCGGCAGTCTGTCCGACCGCATCGGGCGCAAGCCGATCATCATGGCCGGCTGCATTCTCGCGGCGCTGACCTACTTCCCGATCTTCCACGCGCTGACCCAGTACGGTAACCCCGACGTGTTCATCGCCCAGGAGAAGAATCCGGTCAAGGTGATTGCCGATCCCGGCCAGTGCTCGTTCCAGTTCGACCCGGTGGGCAAGGCCAAATTCACCAGTTCCTGCGACCTGGCCAAGACCATCCTCGCCAAGCGCGCCATCCCCTATGAAAACGTGAAGGCCGAGCCCGGCACCGTGGCGCAGGTGCGTATCGGCGACAAGGTCGTGGAAAGCTTCGAAGGCACCGGCATGCCGGCGGCGGACTTCAAGACCAAGAACGATGCCTTCACCGCCACCCTCGCCACCGGCCTCAAGGACGCCGGCTACCCCGAGAAGGCCGACCCGGCCAAGACCAACTACCCGATGGTGTTGTTGTTCCTGACGATCCTGGTGATCTACGTGACCATGGTCTACGGCCCGATCGCCGCCTGGCTGGTGGAACTGTTCCCGGCGCGCATCCGCTACACCTCGATGTCACTGCCCTACCACATCGGCAACGGCTGGTTCGGCGGCTTCCTGCCGACCGTGGCCTTCGCCATGGTCGCGGCCACGGGGGATATCTATTACGGGCTGTGGTACCCGATCGTGATTGCGGTGATGACGGCGATCCTGGGGATTTTCTTCATGCCGGAAACCAAGGATCGGGAGATTCATCACACCTGA
- a CDS encoding sensor histidine kinase: MRSIQRRLSLGLISVMVVVGLILAQTSLWLFEMGLQRYLEAGLRNDSENLLVALVRGPQGLQLDERHLAPAYQRPFSGHYFRIDFADSHWRSRSLWDQELPQMERPGLHSNLQLGPEGQQLLVLRSDYRRMGQSISISVAQDYTPVRESFQRMRQVGLGLGLAGLLLILLLQRLTVRRALRPLEKAREQIAQLQQGQRSQLDDRVPVELEPLVAQINHLLTHTEDSLKRSRNALGNLGHALKTPLAVLLSLASSEQLDAHPQLRKILKAQLEQVQQRLNRELNRARLSGDALPGALFDCDAELPGLLATLNMIHGDHLELSYRCPAGLQLPWDREDLLELLGNLLDNACKWADAEVRLSVIETAQGFELSVEDDGPGIPENRRDQVFSRGTRLDEQTDGHGLGLGIVRDIVDTWGGTLSLQESEWGGLKVRIELPKRT; encoded by the coding sequence GTGAGGTCGATCCAGCGCCGTTTGAGCCTGGGCCTGATCAGCGTGATGGTGGTGGTCGGCCTGATCCTGGCGCAAACCAGCCTTTGGCTGTTCGAAATGGGCCTGCAACGCTACCTCGAAGCCGGGCTGCGCAACGACAGCGAAAACCTGCTGGTCGCACTGGTGCGCGGCCCCCAGGGCTTGCAGCTGGACGAGCGACACCTGGCGCCGGCTTATCAGCGACCGTTTTCCGGTCATTACTTCCGCATCGACTTTGCCGACAGCCATTGGCGCTCCCGCTCGTTGTGGGACCAGGAACTGCCGCAAATGGAGCGACCAGGGTTGCACAGCAACCTGCAATTGGGCCCAGAAGGCCAGCAATTGCTGGTGCTGCGTTCCGACTATCGACGCATGGGCCAGTCGATTTCCATCAGCGTGGCCCAGGACTACACCCCCGTGCGCGAGAGTTTCCAGCGCATGCGGCAGGTCGGCCTGGGGCTGGGACTGGCGGGGTTGTTGCTGATCCTGCTGCTGCAACGGCTCACCGTGCGGCGCGCCTTGCGCCCACTGGAAAAGGCCCGCGAACAGATCGCCCAGTTGCAACAGGGCCAGCGTTCGCAACTCGATGACCGGGTGCCGGTGGAACTGGAGCCGCTGGTGGCGCAGATCAACCATTTGCTGACCCACACCGAAGACAGCCTCAAGCGTTCGCGCAATGCCCTGGGCAACCTCGGCCACGCCCTGAAAACCCCGTTGGCGGTGCTGTTGAGCCTGGCTTCGAGCGAGCAGCTCGACGCGCATCCGCAGCTGCGCAAGATCCTCAAGGCACAACTGGAGCAAGTCCAGCAGCGGCTCAACCGCGAACTCAATCGCGCGCGGTTGTCCGGCGATGCGTTGCCGGGTGCGTTGTTTGACTGCGACGCCGAACTGCCGGGGTTGCTGGCGACCTTGAACATGATCCATGGCGACCACCTGGAGCTGAGCTATCGCTGCCCGGCCGGCCTGCAATTGCCGTGGGATCGTGAGGATTTGCTGGAACTGCTCGGCAACCTGCTGGACAACGCCTGCAAATGGGCGGATGCCGAAGTGCGCCTGAGCGTGATCGAGACCGCGCAAGGGTTCGAGCTGAGTGTCGAGGATGACGGGCCGGGTATTCCCGAAAATCGCCGCGATCAGGTATTCAGCCGTGGTACCCGGCTGGATGAGCAGACCGACGGGCATGGGCTGGGGTTGGGGATCGTGCGGGATATCGTCGATACCTGGGGCGGCACGCTGAGCTTGCAGGAGAGCGAGTGGGGCGGCTTGAAAGTACGGATCGAACTGCCGAAACGCACCTGA